A single window of Solenopsis invicta isolate M01_SB chromosome 3, UNIL_Sinv_3.0, whole genome shotgun sequence DNA harbors:
- the LOC105204363 gene encoding uncharacterized protein LOC105204363 translates to MSVKAMHFEIVSDLSTDGFLAALRRFAARRELPQHVYSDNGTNFIGADNQLKELYALINSNEHKDRVNKFASDHRIIWHFIPPAAPHFGGLWESCVKLFKHYFKRIVGNLLFTLEELYTLVTEIEGILNSRPITTISSDPNDLLVLSPAHYLIGKPLTTLPESDLSFVPANRLSTWQHISKVRQNFWARWSLEYLNELQVRSKWIKEGPKIDIATIVLIKDKNTPCTR, encoded by the coding sequence ATGTCCGTAAAGGCGATGCACTTCGAAATCGTGAGTGATTTATCAACGGATGGATTTCTTGCAGCGTTGCGACGATTCGCAGCTAGACGCGAATTACCGCAACATGTATATTCTGACAACGGAACGAATTTCATTGGCGCGGATAATCAATTAAAGGAGTTATACGCTTTGATCAATTCCAACGAACATAAAGATCGTGTAAATAAATTCGCGAGCGATCATCGAATAATATGGCACTTTATACCACCGGCGGCGCCGCATTTCGGAGGATTATGGGAATCTTGCGTTAAGctctttaaacattattttaagcGCATAGTAGGCAATTTGTTATTTACTCTCGAAGAGTTATATACCCTTGTCACTGAGATAGAAGGTATTCTAAACTCTCGGCCAATCACTACTATTTCCTCTGATCCGAACGACCTACTAGTGTTATCGCCAGCTCATTATTTGATCGGTAAACCTCTAACAACTCTCCCGGAGAGCGATCTGTCGTTTGTTCCAGCTAATAGGCTTTCGACGTGGCAGCACATAAGCAAGGTTCGGCAGAATTTCTGGGCGCGCTGGAGTCTTGAATATCTGAACGAGCTTCAAGTGCGCAGCAAATGGATCAAGGAAGGACCGAAAATCGATATCGCAACCATTGTCTTAATCAAAGACAAAAATACGCCATGTACCCGATGA
- the LOC120357291 gene encoding uncharacterized protein LOC120357291, with translation MFPDSRIASSLCLARTKLSYGIVFGLAPYFNRKVLDAVCNCGPFVVSFDESLNKMTQTQQMDIALRFWNNNSNQVETHYFSSAFFGHARAKNLLRAFKEELKDLNLQNLLQVSMDGPNVNWAFLKELECDIRSTYGENSPIFINMGSCGLHIVNNSYKEAAKSTGWNVIAFLRSAYYVFKDIPSRRSDYLRFNKSQPLPLPAKFCSVRWLENEKIIETTIKIIPNLKNFINGVKEEKIKITSKSFGTMKSCLEDKLLTAKLSFFGYVAHQVTPFLKEYQCEAPMSPFLYNDLYVILHDLMSLIVKEEVLDKQKAIYNIDLRTESNLIPSKNLKLGHAVRAELKKLKISDKEMMLFKTECREFLVKMCIHLLKKSPLQYSICKTICFCDPMLISSNLSISKNRLSNALELFSARNWITSQICDKIEKEFNVLCNNKEVIDLCKQFVRENNRIDHFWRNLLQGRDNFQNLYVFLKKIFILSHGQAFVGRGFSINKECIVENQLPRSLISQRQVYDGLKAAGGLTKLTIDKKMILSYRNARDMYELKAKKVKLLTDTTNELSALDDEIALLGSKTFE, from the exons ATGTTCCCAGATAGTAGAATAGCATCCTCCTTGTGTCTAGCTCGTACAAAGCTATCATATGGGATAGTTTTTGGTCTGGCGCcctattttaatagaaaagttCTTGACGCTGTTTGTAACTGTGGTCCATTTGTAGTTTCTTTTGATGAAAGCTTAAATAAAATGACACAAACTCAACAAATGGATATTGCTTTGAGATTCTggaataataatagtaatcaagTAGAAACACACTATTTTTCTTCTGCTTTTTTTGGCCACGCTCgtgctaaaaatttattaagagctTTTAAAGAAGAACTAAAAGATttgaatttacaaaatttgttacaagTATCCATGGACGGCCCCAATGTAAATTGGGCCTTTTTGAAAGAACTTGAATGTGATATTCGATCTACCTACGGTGAAAACAgtccaatttttattaatatgggtTCCTGTGGATTACACATTGTCAATAACAGTTACAAGGAGGCAGCTAAGTCTACTGGCTGGAATGTGATTGCCTTTCTCAGATCAGCATATTATGTTTTCAAGGATATTCCTTCTAGGAGGAGTGACTATCTGAGGTTTAATAAGTCACAACCATTACCTCTCCCTGCAAAGTTTTGTTCTGTTCGCTGGTTAGAGaatgagaaaataattgaaacaacaattaaaataattcccaatctaaagaattttattaatggagttaaagaagaaaaaattaaaattacatctaaGAGCTTTGGAACTATGAAATCATGTCTTGAGGACAAACTGTTAACTgctaaactttctttttttggtTATGTTGCTCACCAAGTCACTCCTTTCCTGAAAGAATATCAATGTGAAGCTCCTATGTcaccatttttatataatgaccTATACGTTATACTACATGATTTGATGTCTCTTATTGTCAAAGAGGAAGTTTTAGATAAACAAAAggcaatttataatattgatttaagaaCAGAAAGTAACTTAATTccatcaaaaaatttgaaattaggtCATGCAGTCAGAgctgaattaaaaaaactgaaaataagtGATAAGGAGATGATGTTATTCAAGACTGAATGCAGAGAATTTTTAGTCAAAATGTGCATACATTTGTTGAAAAAGTCTCCTTTGCAATATAGTATCtgtaaaacaatttgtttttgtgATCCTATGTTAATTTCTAGTAATTTAAGTATCAGTAAGAATAGGCTTTCTAATGCTCTAGAATTGTTTTCCGCAAGAAACTGGATTACTAGTCAGATTTGTGATAAAATTGAGAAAGAATTTAACGTTCTTTgcaataataaagaagtaattgaTTTATGCAAGCAGTTTGTTAGGGAAAATAATAGAATTGATCATTTTTGGAGAAACTTGCTTCAGGGTCGAGATAATTTCCAGAATTTGTATGTCTTTTTGAAAAAGATCTTTATTCTGAGTCATGGTCAAGCATTTGTGGGAAGAGGTTTTTCAATAAACAAGGAATGCATTGTTGAAAATCAACTACCTAGATCTCTAATATCTCAGAGACAAGTTTATGATGGTCTTAAAGCTGCTGGTGGTCTCACCAAACTTACAATAGATAAAAAGATGATTTTATCTTACCGAAATGCGAGGGATATGTATG aattgaAGGCTAAGAAGGTAAAACTTTTAACAGATACAACTAATGAGCTAAGTGCTCTCGATGATGAAATAGCGTTATTAGGATCAAAGACATTTGAGTAA